The nucleotide sequence TTCCTGCTGAAACGGGCAGCAGCCCTGCGCGCTTTGTGGAAGGGCTGCGCCTTTCGCGGGCCCGCGAGCTTGTGGAGTCGGGCGTGGATTCGTTTGCCGAGGTGGCCAGACTGTCCGGCTTTGGCAGCGAGGACAGGTTGCGCAAAACTTTTGCGCGGCGGCTGGGGCTCAGCCCATACCAGTACCGTCGCCATTTTTTCAGAGGGTAGCTGGTTAGCGGTTTATCGCCCCGGCAGGGCAAAAAACAGCGGCGCAGTTCTGTGAGGGTTCGGAACGGCGCCGCTGAAGTGGTAGCGTGGTTGCGGGGCAGCCTGCTAGCGCAAGCCGCTTTTTTTCTGAAAGGCAAGGATGGACAAAAATTCAAAGCCGATGTTGGCGGCAAGATAGGCGGTCAGCTCGGCCTGATCAATGCCGGGCATGACCTCTACAATGTCAAACCCCACATAGTGCAGGTTTTTGAGCGCGCGCACGATGCTCAGCACCTCCCACGAGGTAAAACCGCCGACCTCGGGCGTGCCCGTGCCGGGGGCGTAGGCGGGGTCTACAAAATCAATGTCAAAGGTAAGGAACACCTTTGTGTCGCCTACCCTCTGCTTGATGGCTTCGACAACCGCGGGCAGGCCCATCTCGCGCATGACGTGCGCGGGCAGCACCTTGAAACCCAGATCAGCGGCAATCTTGAAGTCGTCCGGGTCGTAGAGCGAGCCGCGCATGCCCAGCTGGATGGAGGTTGCGGGGTCGATGAGCCCTTCTTCGAGAGCGCGGCGAAAGGGCGTGCCGTGGTTGTAGGGCTGGCCGAACACGGATTCGTTCAGGTCCAGGTGCGAGTCAAAGTGCAGCAGGCTTACCTTGCCGTGCCGGGCGGCAACGGCGCGCAGCTCGGCCAGGGTGATGGCGTGGTCGCCGCCAAGGCCCAGCGGTACAACGTCTGCGTCAAGCAGGGGTTGCATGAACTGGGTGATGGCCTCGTAGGACTGCTCGATATATCCGGGTATGATATTGACGTCGCCAAAGTCGCCGCCAGCCAGTTCGCCAAGAATATTGACCTCAAAGACGACGTTGTTGGGTTTGATCATGCTTGAGATGTGCCGGATGGCGGAGGGCCCGAAGCGCGAACCGGTGCGGTAGGAGCTGCCCGTGTCAAAAGGGATGCCAAAAACCGCAAAATCCATGCCCAGGGGGTCGTCCAGGCGCTGCATGCGCATAAAATTGCCGGTATTGCAAAATCGCGGGGATGAAGAAGCGCTGGGGGGCTGTTTGACAGACATATAAACCTCGATGGTTGGGCCGGTAAAACTCGGTCGATTTGGTTTGTGCCGTATTGCGGCGCAGAGGGGTGCCCTGGCGCGGGGGCGCCCCGGGCATGGACGCGGTCAGGCCGCGCAAACCCTGTATTGCACGTCCGAGGGCACGCAGTTTTTGCCGTTAATGGGCAAAATATCCTGCGGGCAGGCGGACATGACCACCACGCAGTCAAAGTGCGCCTCCAACAGCACATGGTCGCCCGGCTTGCTCAGGGGCGGCAGCCACCGGGCTGCGTTGTCCACAATGGGGGTGTTCATCCACAGGTTCAGCGGGCAGGGGCAAAAATTTACGTTTATGCCCACATTGCGCAGGGCCGCGTACATGTTGTCCGTGCAGTTGGCGTGGTAGCCCTGCACGCCAAGGCCCATGTAACGGTATATGTCGCAGGCGGCCATAAAGGTGTCGTGCGCGCCGTTGCTGGTGTCTTCGAGCATGGTGAGCACGGGGCGGCGGTAGTTGGTCACCAGCCTGTCGCCGGGGCCGGGGACGCCCTTGTTGAGGTCCGGGCGCACATGCTGCATGGACATGTATTCAAGCGGGTTGCGCAGGTTAAAGGCCCAGGTGTCCACCACCTGCTCGCCGGTGATGTTGACGATTTCAATGCGTTCTCCGGCGCGTACAACG is from Desulfovibrio desulfuricans and encodes:
- the speB gene encoding agmatinase — its product is MSVKQPPSASSSPRFCNTGNFMRMQRLDDPLGMDFAVFGIPFDTGSSYRTGSRFGPSAIRHISSMIKPNNVVFEVNILGELAGGDFGDVNIIPGYIEQSYEAITQFMQPLLDADVVPLGLGGDHAITLAELRAVAARHGKVSLLHFDSHLDLNESVFGQPYNHGTPFRRALEEGLIDPATSIQLGMRGSLYDPDDFKIAADLGFKVLPAHVMREMGLPAVVEAIKQRVGDTKVFLTFDIDFVDPAYAPGTGTPEVGGFTSWEVLSIVRALKNLHYVGFDIVEVMPGIDQAELTAYLAANIGFEFLSILAFQKKSGLR
- a CDS encoding DUF1989 domain-containing protein — translated: MSQYITIPGRCGDAAVVRAGERIEIVNITGEQVVDTWAFNLRNPLEYMSMQHVRPDLNKGVPGPGDRLVTNYRRPVLTMLEDTSNGAHDTFMAACDIYRYMGLGVQGYHANCTDNMYAALRNVGINVNFCPCPLNLWMNTPIVDNAARWLPPLSKPGDHVLLEAHFDCVVVMSACPQDILPINGKNCVPSDVQYRVCAA